A portion of the Callithrix jacchus isolate 240 chromosome 13, calJac240_pri, whole genome shotgun sequence genome contains these proteins:
- the MFHAS1 gene encoding malignant fibrous histiocytoma-amplified sequence 1 isoform X2 — protein MAGMDSGNLKTARLWRDAALRARKLRSNLRHLTLSAAGACPGAESDPLESPASAQFVLPANLGDIEALNLGNNGLEEVPDGLGSALGSLRVLVLRRNRFARLPSAVAELGHHLTELDVSHNRLTALGAEVVSALRELRKLNLSHNQLPALPAQLGALAHLEELDVSFNRLAHLPDSLSCLSRLRTLDVDHNQLTAFPRQLLQLAALEELDVSSNRLRGLPEDINALRALKILWLSGAELGTLPAGFCELASLESLMLDNNGLQALPAQFSRLQRLKMLNLSSNLFEEFPAALLPLAGLEELYLSRNQLTSVPSLISGLGRLLTLWLDNNRIRYLPDSIVELTGLEELVLQGNQIAVLPDNFGQLSRVGLWKIKDNPLIQPPYEVCMKGIPYIAAYQKELAHSQPAVQPRLKLLLMGHKAAGKTLLRHCLTEERVEGCPGGGDKEKCYPPSPPPVSKGIEVTSWTADVSRGLRFIVYDLAGDESYEVIQPFFLSPGALYVLVVNLATYEPLRFPSTVGSFLHRVGARVPHAVVCIVGTHADLCGERELEEKCLDIHRQIALQEKHDSEGLSRLAQVVDEALTRDFELRSASPHAAYYGVSDKNLRRRKAHFQYLLNHRLQILSPVLPVSCRDPRHLQRLRDKLLSVAEHREIFPNLHRVLPRSWQVLEELHFQPPQAQRLWLSWWDSARLGLQAGLTEDRLQSALSYLHESGKLLYFEDSPALKEHVFHNLTRLIDILNVFFQRDASLLLHKLLLGTSGEGKAEEESSPSMVLPTPSQELLRATQLHQYVEGFLLHGLLPAHVIRLLLKPHVQAQQDLQLLLELLEKMGLCYCLNKPKGKPLNGSTAWYKFPSYVQNEVPHAEAWINGTNLAGQSFVAEQLQIEYSFPFTFPPGLFARYSVQINSHVVHRSDGKFQIFAYRGKVPVVVSYRPAKGVLQPDTLSIASHASLPNIWTAWQAITPLVEELNVLLQEWPGLHYTVHILCSKCLKRGSPNPHAFPGELLSQPRPEGVAEIICPKNGSERVNVALVYPPTPTVISPCSKKNVGEKHRNQ, from the coding sequence ATGGCTGGGATGGACAGTGGCAACCTGAAGACGGCGAGGCTGTGGCGGGACGCCGCCCTGCGCGCCAGGAAGCTACGGAGCAACCTGCGCCACCTCACCCTCAGCGCCGCCGGGGCCTGCCCGGGGGCCGAGTCCGACCCGCTCGAGTCCCCCGCCTCTGCCCAGTTCGTGCTGCCGGCCAATCTTGGGGACATTGAGGCGCTGAACTTGGGGAACAACGGCTTGGAGGAGGTGCCCGATGGGCTGGGGTCGGCGCTGGGTAGCCTGCGCGTCCTGGTACTGCGCAGGAACCGCTTCGCCCGGCTGCCCTCGGCGGTGGCCGAGCTCGGCCACCACCTCACCGAACTGGACGTGAGCCACAACCGGCTGACCGCCCTGGGCGCGGAGGTGGTGAGTGCTCTGAGGGAGCTGCGGAAGCTCAACCTCAGCCACAACCAGCTGCCCGCCCTGCCCGCCCAGCTGGGAGCTCTCGCCCACCTGGAGGAGCTGGATGTCAGCTTTAACCGGCTGGCGCACCTGCCCgactccctctcctgcctctcccgcCTGCGCACCCTGGACGTGGATCACAACCAGCTCACTGCCTTTCCCCGGCAGCTGCTGCAGCTGGCGGCCTTGGAGGAGCTGGACGTGTCCAGCAACCGACTGCGGGGCCTGCCTGAGGATATCAATGCCCTGCGTGCCCTCAAGATCCTCTGGCTGAGTGGGGCCGAGCTTGGCACGCTGCCTGCCGGCTTCTGCGAGCTGGCCAGTTTGGAGAGCCTCATGCTGGACAACAACGGGCTTCAGGCTCTGCCTGCCCAGTTCAGTCGCCTGCAGAGGCTCAAAATGCTCAACCTCTCTTCCAACCTCTTCGAGGAGTTCCCTGCCGCGCTGCTGCCCCTGGCTGGTCTGGAGGAGCTCTACCTTAGTCGCAACCAGCTCACCTCCGTGCCATCCCTTATCTCGGGCCTGGGCCGGCTTCTCACCCTGTGGCTGGATAATAACCGCATCCGCTACCTGCCCGACTCCATCGTGGAGTTGACCGGCCTGGAGGAGCTCGTGCTGCAGGGGAACCAGATCGCGGTGCTGCCCGACAACTTTGGGCAACTCTCCCGGGTGGGCTTGTGGAAGATCAAGGACAACCCACTGATCCAGCCCCCTTACGAGGTCTGCATGAAGGGGATCCCCTACATTGCAGCTTACCAGAAGGAGCTGGCTCATTCCCAGCCGGCGGTGCAGCCCCGGCTCAAACTGCTCCTGATGGGGCATAAGGCTGCAGGAAAGACTTTGCTGCGCCACTGCCTCACCGAGGAGAGAGTGGAGGGATGCCCGGGAGGAGGGGACAAGGAGAAGTGCTACCCACCTTCACCTCCCCCTGTGAGCAAGGGCATTGAGGTGACCAGCTGGACGGCCGATGTCTCCCGGGGCCTGCGGTTCATCGTGTATGATTTAGCTGGGGATGAAAGTTACGAGGTGATCCAGCCCTTCTTCCTGTCTCCGGGGGCCCTGTACGTGCTTGTGGTCAACTTGGCCACCTATGAGCCTCTCCGCTTTCCCAGCACCGTGGGCTCCTTCTTGCATCGGGTCGGGGCGAGAGTGCCCCACGCGGTGGTGTGCATCGTGGGCACCCACGCAGACCTGTGCGGGGAGCGCGAGCTGGAGGAGAAGTGTCTGGACATTCACCGCCAGATCGCCCTGCAGGAGAAGCATGACTCGGAGGGGCTGAGCCGCCTGGCCCAGGTGGTGGACGAGGCACTGACCCGGGACTTCGAGCTGCGCTCTGCCAGCCCCCACGCAGCCTACTACGGCGTTTCGGACAAGAACCTTCGACGGCGCAAGGCCCATTTTCAATACCTGCTCAACCACCGACTGCAGATCCTCTCCCCGGTGCTGCCTGTTAGCTGCAGGGACCCGCGCCATTTGCAACGCCTTCGGGACAAGTTGCTCTCAGTCGCTGAGCACCGAGAAATCTTCCCCAACTTACACCGAGTACTGCCTCGATCCTGGCAGGTGCTGGAGGAACTGCATTTCCAGCCACCTCAGGCACAGCGACTGTGGCTAAGCTGGTGGGACTCGGCGCGCCTGGGCCTGCAGGCGGGTCTGACCGAGGACCGACTGCAGAGTGCCCTCTCCTACTTGCATGAGAGCGGCAAGCTACTGTACTTTGAGGACAGTCCGGCGCTCAAGGAGCACGTCTTCCACAACCTCACGCGCCTCATCGACATCCTCAATGTCTTCTTCCAGAGGGATGCTTCCTTGCTGCTGCATAAGCTGCTCCTGGGGACCAGTGGAGAGGGCAAGGCGGAGGAGGAAAGCTCCCCATCCATGGTGCTCCCCACCCCGAGCCAGGAACTGCTCCGGGCCACCCAGCTCCATCAATATGTGGAGGGCTTTCTGTTGCATGGGCTCTTGCCAGCCCATGTTATTCGGTTGCTGCTTAAGCCTCATGTCCAGGCCCAGCAGGACTTGCAGCTGCTGCTGGAGCTGCTGGAGAAGATGGGACTCTGTTACTGCCTCAATAAACCCAAGGGCAAGCCTTTGAATGGGTCCACAGCCTGGTACAAGTTCCCAAGCTATGTGCAGAATGAGGTGCCCCATGCAGAAGCCTGGATTAATGGGACCAACCTAGCCGGGCAGTCTTTTGTGGCTGAGCAGTTGCAGATTGAATATAGCTTTCCTTTTACCTTTCCACCTGGGTTGTTTGCAAGGTACAGTGTCCAGATCAACAGCCACGTGGTGCACAGGTCGGATGGTAAATTTCAGATCTTTGCCTATAGAGGAAAAGTTCCTGTGGTGGTGAGTTACAGACCTGCCAAGGGAGTCCTGCAGCCAGACACCCTGTCCATTGCTAGCCATGCATCACTACCAAATATATGGACCGCATGGCAAGCCATAACCCCCTTGGTAGAGGAACTGAATGTCCTGCTTCAGGAATGGCCTGGACTGCACTACACCGTGCACATTCTCTGTTCTAAGTGCCTTAAGAGAGGATCGCCCAATCCACATGCTTTTCCAG